One Drosophila subobscura isolate 14011-0131.10 chromosome U, UCBerk_Dsub_1.0, whole genome shotgun sequence DNA window includes the following coding sequences:
- the LOC117902626 gene encoding uncharacterized protein LOC117902626, translating to MLLTANGLAKDQWSISAKMVDPLPTRLFLITLLMAVGSCRGTQAATDEADAKWMAPLKQYGWSASQLKNKVEHGDFTTFELGTPNYQILNPEDEPEYITADQPHYQEMLRRLTSAQSGTDTIDVAMAGTQTRFKDPVDVPPARKLQPLIRISHWEKLKKRSFYDVEEDKDAVEAEPLDEQSLHPKIQVYAGARPFQTRVTNLS from the coding sequence aTGCTGCTAACGGCTAACGGTCTTGCTAAAGATCAATGGAGCATCAGTGCGAAAATGGTTGACCCGCTGCCGACACGACTTTTTCTGATCACACTGCTGATGGCAGTTGGCTCCTGCCGTGGCACGCAGGCGGCAACAGATGAGGCGGATGCCAAGTGGATGGCGCCGCTCAAGCAGTACGGATGGAGTGCCAGTCAGCTGAAGAACAAAGTGGAGCATGGCGACTTTACCACCTTTGAGCTGGGCACACCCAACTATCAGATACTCAATCCGGAGGATGAGCCCGAGTACATTACGGCGGATCAGCCGCACTACCAAGAGATGCTGCGACGACTGACCAGCGCCCAGAGCGGTACGGATACCATCGATGTGGCCATGGCTGGCACCCAAACCAGATTCAAGGACCCTGTAGATGTGCCGCCGGCGCGTAAGCTTCAGCCTTTAATCAGAATCAGTCACTGGGAGAAGTTGAAGAAGCGCAGCTTCTACGATGTCGAGGAAGACAAGGATGCTGTGGAGGCCGAGCCCTTGGATGAGCAGAGTTTGCATCCAAAAATACAAGTCTATGCCGGCGCCAGACCCTTCCAAACTCGAGTGACCAATCTGAGTTGA
- the LOC117902625 gene encoding 1-acyl-sn-glycerol-3-phosphate acyltransferase alpha has protein sequence MACTCEVIGLACVVALILSVSAKAPYQMRMFFVFFGAGAIVMLCVPFMMLRPRDYRNALVPSWCFRQLCKLMGITMEVRGLENVRAGHGSVVIMNHQSALDLCVLSYLWPVIGRGTVVAKKEILYLPFFGFGAWLWGTLYINRSRKTDSINSLQKEAKAIQELNCKLLLFPEGTRNSKDTLLPFKKGSFHIALQSKCPIQPVVISKYAFMDDEKKTFRPGHALIQILPEISTEKYEKDDIQQLIDDCRSIMQAEYTKLSKEGLALSSKKQS, from the exons ATGGCTTGTACATGCGAAGTAATCGGCCTAGCCTGCGTGGTGGCTCTAATCCTTAGTGTTTCGGCCAAGGCCCCCTACCAGATGCGCATGTTCTTTGTATTCTTTGGCGCTGGCGCCATTGTGATGCTGTGCGTACCCTTTATGATGCTCCGACCACGGGACTACCGAAATGCGCT GGTGCCATCCTGGTGCTTCAGACAGCTCTGCAAATTGATGGGCATCACCATGGAGGTGCGTGGATTGGAGAATGTTCGAGCGGGTCACGGCAGTGTGGTGATCATGAACCATCAGAGCGCCCTGGATCTCTGTGTGCTGAGCTATCTGTGGCCAGTGATCGGAAGGGGCACGGTTGTGGCCAAGAAGGAGATCCTTTACCTACcgttctttggctttggtgcCTGGCTCTGGGGCACTCTGTACATCAATCGTTCCCGCAAGACGGACTCGATTAATTCCCTGCAAAAAGAGGCAAAGGCGATACAGGAGCTCAACTGTAAACTGCTGCTCTTCCCGGAGGGTACACGCAACTCAAAGGACACACTGCTGCCGTTCAAGAAGGGTTCTTTCCACATTGCGCTGCAGAGCAAGTGTCCCATTCAACCGGTGGTCATCTCAAAGTACGCCTTCATGGACGACGAGAAGAAGACCTTCCGTCCGGGCCACGCACTTATTCAAATCCTGCCCGAGATTTCGACCGAAAAGTATGAGAAGGATGATATACAGCAGCTCATCGACGACTGCCGTTCCATCATGCAGGCGGAGTACACGAAGCTGAGTAAAGAAGGCCTAGCCTTGAGCTCGAAAAAGCAATCATAG
- the LOC117902627 gene encoding cuticle protein 7 isoform X1 — MMGKLSFLFCLGLALTLSLGNALELQPEPDYGPVAYEFHWSVNDPHTGDIKSQKEVRKDDKVEGVYELIDSDGYRRIVQYKADDHNGFEAIVHREPTDIKIPQPEAPKKLIAAKLVAAPLVHYAAPKALIKQELSPGNYVSVSGPTAQYKY, encoded by the exons atgatgGGAAAA TTGAGCTTTCTGTTCTGCCTGGGCCTGGCGCTGACTCTGAGTCTGGGCAACGCCCTGGAACTGCAGCCGGAGCCGGACTACGGACCAGTGGCCTACGAATTCCACTGGTCGGTCAACGACCCGCACACCGGGGACATCAAGAGCCAAAAGGAGGTGCGCAAGGATGACAAAGTGGAGGGCGTCTATGAGCTGATCGACTCGGATGGCTATCGTCGCATTGTCCAGTACAAGGCGGACGACCACAACGGCTTCGAGGCCATTGTTCACCGAGAGCCCACCGACATCAAGATCCCTCAGCCCGAGGCACCCAAAAAGCTGATTGCCGCCAAGCTCGTGGCTGCGCCGCTCGTCCACTACGCCGCCCCCAAGGCACTCATCAAGCAGGAGCTGTCGCCAGGTAATTACGTCTCTGTTTCCGGACCCACAGCTCAGTACAAGTACTGA
- the LOC117902621 gene encoding major antigen-like: protein MEPELQSSCMFSCESYESINLHSDLAKESDGCECGSSQSNSATQSDGNTSNMLSVPTDSGSSIDIPLKGLEDGKFVEHFKKDPKGFLDEIVERYVQLNKLVKQRNKMTDQAVAQSKNDRQLLLEEQKLNSDLRLELEDCKKRAESASVDCRNLAKHNGICTVIQNELLQCQKICAGLTAEKEQLMEELNFYKSQALDAMTEGGGDGCGSPQKYQILNKALKNQLELSQGIILELEKRNEELESTDATLQELQKELSFYKKRYFEDNAEELVENKKLQEALTRMQTSFKTLEVANERLSSEMEVYKEMFFQDESKGDKKVKTLCLSLQSELEESKKTIDNFRAKNDKLNEEVADMKLMLNRVDLQAKGLKFTLDMNAELEDRAAEHDRAIVLLQRNNSHLRQKAAKRRMSYRKLQETLTLELAKQQALSCSGGPDGDLNHGNAGKHNSLAMRLMRHFEMVTATPVSNHSRTSSTVSLSQIIGRDHLKMDPEEVLEEVYKTFCGLTYNYWIREAHADSQPSFIER from the coding sequence ATGGAACCGGAGCTGCAGTCAAGCTGCATGTTCAGCTGCGAATCGTACGAATCGATAAATTTGCACTCGGATCTGGCTAAGGAATCGGATGGGTGCGAGTGCGGCTCATCGCAATCGAACAGCGCCACGCAATCGGATGGGAACACATCGAACATGTTGAGTGTGCCAACAGATTCGGGTTCCTCAATTGATATTCCGTTGAAGGGCTTGGAGGATGGGAAGTTTGTGGAGCACTTCAAGAAGGATCCGAAAGGATTCCTCGATGAGATTGTCGAGCGCTATGTCCAACTGAACAAATTGGTCAAGCAGAGGAATAAGATGACCGATCAGGCCGTTGCGCAATCGAAGAAtgacaggcagctgctgctggaggagcagaagctCAACAGCGATCTGcgcctggagctggaggattgCAAAAAGCGTGCCGAGAGTGCGAGCGTCGACTGCCGCAACCTGGCCAAACACAACGGCATCTGCACCGTCATCCAAAACGAACTCCTTCAATGTCAAAAGATCTGCGCGGGCCTGACAGCTGAAAAGGAGCAGCTCATGGAGGAGCTCAACTTCTACAAGAGTCAGGCCCTGGATGCGATGACTGAGGGGGGTGGTGACGGGTGCGGCAGCCCTCAGAAGTATCAGATACTTAACAAGGCACTCAAAAACCAACTCGAACTCAGTCAAGGCATCATTCTGGAGCTGGAAAAGCGAAACGAAGAGTTGGAGTCCACCGATGCCActctgcaggagctgcagaaggagctgAGCTTCTACAAGAAGCGATACTTCGAGGACAATGCCGAGGAGTTggtggaaaacaaaaagctgcagGAGGCGCTGACGCGGATGCAAACGAGCTTCAAGACTCTGGAAGTTGCCAATGAGCGCCTCTCCAGCGAAATGGAGGTATACAAGGAGATGTTCTTCCAGGACGAATCAAAGGGTGATAAGAAGGTCAAGACTTTATGCCTCAGTCTGCAAAGTGAACTCGAAGAGAGTAAGAAAACAATTGACAACTTTCGAGCGAAGAACGACAAGTTGAATGAGGAAGTGGCAGACATGAAGCTGATGTTGAACCGCGTGGACCTACAAGCGAAGGGACTCAAATTTACCCTGGACATGAACGCGGAACTGGAAGACCGAGCGGCTGAACACGACAGGGCCATTGTGCTGCTCCAACGAAATAACTCACATCTGCGGCAGAAGGCTGCCAAGAGACGGATGAGCTACAGGAAGTTGCAGGAGACCTTGACGCTTgagctggccaagcagcaggcTCTCAGCTGTTCAGGCGGGCCTGATGGTGACCTGAACCATGGCAATGCCGGAAAACATAACTCTCTGGCCATGAGGTTGATGCGTCATTTCGAAATGGTCACCGCCACGCCCGTGTCCAATCacagccgcaccagcagcaccgttTCGTTGTCTCAGATCATTGGACGCGACCACCTCAAGATGGATCCCGAGGAGGTGCTCGAAGAAGTGTACAAGACATTCTGCGGATTGACCTACAACTACTGGATCCGTGAAGCCCATGCCGACAGCCAGCCGTCGTTCATCGAACGTTGA
- the LOC117902622 gene encoding adhesive plaque matrix protein: MYGRCSLLFVVLLCASGLAHAHFPEYCAECEQEVWEQVPCSHVPTTEGPTTQRPGTTVRPPTPPTTTTTVATTTEVFYPPTTTAPAEEITTQPTAYKKCYCECKLGCKEFCRKVATSGPKQQLTQISSTGDYAPGGQVEYTHVHQRKYFPKYGGGAGYAGLVGPVDGPKSYKPYPLVYSEQAGAASSPAASNINAPNYTLEELAQLLSTAYGSKKEYPPPPPPRPQPRAQLQPAPPAVYYSPVYKQESAAPSIPLVSRVEPQRYPSIKVSAAAVASSSGGAVAKAKTPYEEKIAVATPPPSTIYDRTTSYPVVEEHTAYALPQTEAYPIPPSQTESYPSITESYARQTESYPSQTEAYPSRTEAHPLQEPEPNKPSSSFDLAIDNYLKDFGYGNQGRGYADY; encoded by the coding sequence ATGTACGGACGCTGCAGTTTGCTGTTTGTGGTGCTTTTATGCGCCTCGGGCCTGGCACACGCCCACTTTCCCGAATATTGTGCCGAGTGTGAGCAGGAGGTGTGGGAGCAGGTGCCATGCAGCCATGTGCCCACCACTGAGGGCCCCACGACGCAGCGGCCAGGAACGACAGTCAGACCTCCCACACCtcccacaaccacaacaaccgTCGCAACCACCACGGAGGTCTTTTATCCGCCCACAACGACTGCTCCCGCGGAGGAGATCACCACCCAGCCGACGGCCTACAAAAAGTGCTACTGCGAGTGCAAGCTCGGCTGCAAGGAGTTCTGCCGCAAGGTGGCCACCTCCGGTCCCAAACAGCAGCTAACCCAGATCTCATCCACGGGAGACTACGCGCCCGGCGGCCAGGTGGAGTACACGCATGTGCACCAGCGAAAGTACTTCCCAAAGTACGGAGGCGGAGCAGGCTATGCGGGACTGGTGGGCCCCGTGGACGGTCCCAAGTCCTACAAGCCGTATCCTCTGGTCTACAGCGAACAGGCTGGTGCCGCCTCCTCGCCAGCTGCGAGCAACATTAATGCTCCAAACTACACGCTGGAGGAGCTTGCCCAGCTGCTGAGCACAGCCTATGGCAGCAAGAAGGAatacccaccaccaccaccacccaggCCCCAGCCACGAGCCCAGCTTCAGCCAGCGCCTCCTGCTGTCTACTACTCGCCGGTGTACAAGCAGGAATCCGCGGCCCCTTCCATTCCCCTTGTGAGCAGGGTTGAGCCCCAGCGCTATCCCAGCATCAAGGTATCCGCCGCAGCGGTGGCCAGCTCATCCGGAGGGGCTGTCGCCAAGGCTAAGACGCCCTATGAGGAGAAGATAGCCGTGGCCACGCCGCCTCCATCCACCATCTACGACCGAACCACATCCTATCCCGTTGTCGAGGAGCACACGGCGTACGCCTTGCCACAAACCGAGGCGTATCCGATCCCTCCCAGCCAGACGGAGTCCTATCCCAGCATCACCGAGTCGTATGCGAGACAAACAGAGTCCTATCCGAGCCAGACGGAAGCGTATCCCAGCCGGACAGAGGCGCACCCCTTGCAAGAGCCCGAACCCAACAAGCCGTCGTCCTCCTTCGACCTGGCCATTGACAACTATCTCAAGGACTTTGGCTATGGCAACCAAGGGAGGGGCTACGCGGACTACTAG
- the LOC117902620 gene encoding zinc finger protein 436, translating into MYIMQNEAPLAAPNERQKSASSCRLCHRPASTETTPNIFTDREGFWDGDKFCIADVCQSVWGVQYDRHEYLPEQICSDCLEVLEDFYKQRRGMKEREAALQEQLKEVIKKDPKYRPGLNGNPGEFEAGDDCEIEEVDPDKLAETSDDEMGSDEENENAEDEEEEEEFEDGEDDEAETTMADDADMPLGTNAEQMAEMSMNMELQQPSVEFNSGGARPKTAFLCQYCDLGYTLPIECQKHERTAHDPQAPYCCTFCSLLFVTRATLITHIKSLHDMDRPYVCAQCGKGFVRRSDLKKHAIVHTGVRPYTCNVCTKSFSRNTNLTKHMRIHSGEKPFVCQQCPRSFQTAQEMTNHSRLHSGARPFQCNRCPFSSSRKDKLVAHHQMHTKRDVEEILMQQHQNALHPPTPEQLAQLQHELTQQLTPKPITSQKPGRSFRCDVCDRVFQRERDLQRHRALHLDTLLACKICNLVFNRREQLQRHTLEAHGPTYTCAICCITFLQQIELENHLKVHQLQHKVAQSTQQAIIAAAIMPHKMAEPTAVAKMPPVPQVPLQVRPSAAELNFYSNMVPTMNLGFYSETRPEE; encoded by the exons ATGTATATTATGCAGAATGAAGCTCCACTGGCCGCGCCAAACGAGAGGCAAAAGAGTGCCAGCTCGTGCCGGCTGTGCCATCGGCCGGCATCGACGGAAACCACGCCAAACATTTTCACCGATCGCGAGGGTTTCTGGGATGGCGACAAATTCTGCATTGCCGATGTCTGCCAGAGCGTGTGGGGAGTGCAG TACGATCGCCATGAGTATTTGCCGGAGCAGATTTGCTCCGATTGCTTGGAAGTGCTGGAGGATTTTTATAAACAACGGCGGGGAATGAAAGAGCGGGAAGCTGCCTTGCAGGAGCAACTGAAGGAGGTCATTAAGAAGGATCCCAAGTACCGGCCCGGCTTGAACGGAAATCCTGGTGAATTCGAGGCCGGAGATGATTGCGAAATTGAGGAGGTGGATCCAGATAAGCTTGCGGAGACGAGCGATGATGAAATGGGCTCTGACGAAGAGAATGAAAACGCTGAAGATGAGGAGGAAGAAGAGGAATTCGAGGACGGAGAGGATGATGAAGCAGAGACAACGATGGCAGACGATGCCGACATGCCTCTAGGCACAAATGCGGAGCAAATGGCCGAAATGTCAATGAATATGGAGTTGCAGCAGCCCAGTGTTGAGTTCAACTCTGGAGGGGCACGTCCCAAGACCGCTTTTCTGTGTCAGTACTGTGACTTGGGCTACACCCTGCCCATCGAATGCCAGAAACATGAGAGAACGGCTCATGATCCTCAAGCTCCCTactgttgcacattttgcagTTTGCTTTTCGTCACGCGAGCCACTCTTATAACCCACATCAAGTCGCTCCACGATATGGATCGTCCCTATGTGTGTGCCCAGTGCGGGAAGGGATTCGTACGCCGCTCCGACCTCAAGAAGCACGCCATTGTCCATACAGGCGTGCGGCCTTACACCTGCAATGTCTGCACAAAGAGCTTCTCCCGAAACACCAATCTGACGAAGCACATGCGCATTCACAGCGGCGAAAAGCCCTTCGTGTGCCAGCAATGTCCACGGTCCTTCCAGACCGCCCAGGAGATGACGAACCACTCGCGCTTGCACTCCGGGGCCAGACCCTTCCAGTGTAACCGCTGTCCGTTTTCCTCCTCGCGCAAGGACAAACTAGTGGCCCATCATCAAATGCACACTAAGCGCGACGTTGAGGAGATACttatgcagcagcatcagaacGCTCTGCATCCCCCGACACCGGAGCAGCTGGCGCAACTGCAACACGAACTAACGCAACAGTTGACTCCGAAGCCAATCACCTCACAGAAGCCAGGACGCAGCTTCCGATGCGATGTCTGCGACAGGGTCTTTCAACGCGAGCGCGATCTCCAGCGTCATCGGGCTCTTCATTTGGACACACTGCTGGCCTGCAAGATATGCAACCTAGTCTTCAATCGTcgcgagcagctgcagcgacacACACTGGAGGCTCACGGGCCCACCTATACGTGCGCCATTTGCTGCATTACCTTTTTGCAGCAGATTGAGCTGGAGAACCACCTGAAGGTgcatcagctgcagcacaaGGTGGCCCAGAGCACCCAGCAGGCCATTATTGCGGCAGCGATAATGCCCCACAAAATGGCCGAACCGACGGCTGTAGCCAAAATGCCTCCAGTGCCCCAGGTGCCGCTACAGGTGCGTCCCTCAGCCGCGGAGCTTAACTTCTACAGCAACATGGTACCCACAATGAATCTGGGCTTCTACAGCGAAACTCGACCCGAGGAATAA
- the LOC117902627 gene encoding cuticle protein 7 isoform X2: MMGKLSFLFCLGLALTLSLGNALELQPEPDYGPVAYEFHWSVNDPHTGDIKSQKEVRKDDKVEGVYELIDSDGYRRIVQYKADDHNGFEAIVHREPTDIKIPQPEAPKKLIAAKLVAAPLVHYAAPKALIKQELSPESYVDSMDTLS; encoded by the exons atgatgGGAAAA TTGAGCTTTCTGTTCTGCCTGGGCCTGGCGCTGACTCTGAGTCTGGGCAACGCCCTGGAACTGCAGCCGGAGCCGGACTACGGACCAGTGGCCTACGAATTCCACTGGTCGGTCAACGACCCGCACACCGGGGACATCAAGAGCCAAAAGGAGGTGCGCAAGGATGACAAAGTGGAGGGCGTCTATGAGCTGATCGACTCGGATGGCTATCGTCGCATTGTCCAGTACAAGGCGGACGACCACAACGGCTTCGAGGCCATTGTTCACCGAGAGCCCACCGACATCAAGATCCCTCAGCCCGAGGCACCCAAAAAGCTGATTGCCGCCAAGCTCGTGGCTGCGCCGCTCGTCCACTACGCCGCCCCCAAGGCACTCATCAAGCAGGAGCTGTCGCCAG AGAGTTATGTGGATTCAATGGACACATTGTCTTGA